From Orcinus orca chromosome 3, mOrcOrc1.1, whole genome shotgun sequence, a single genomic window includes:
- the SOX30 gene encoding transcription factor SOX-30 isoform X4, with protein MERARPEPPPQPRQLPRATALRPAPPPVAVEGAFFRAAAAEPSASPLAPCAAAIVTLGSSCGEAPASGVQSAARRVLQVNPEQVLLLPPGPPLLQAREEGAAASPAQARLLQLRPDLLLLPPPPPPEGSPCRPQGLGQPLPVHVKAEKQELDPSLDPSVGPRRAVKAGPKASKAAKAGGPGPAIDSPRGDEKGKMEEEEEVMSYTAAKGGEGKSLAAISEGVIKTEEPERLREDSRLGTEPASSGLVHGSKDVILTQPSIAFGPHQQDLRIPLTLPTVPPGARIQFQGPPPSELIGLTKVPLTPVPIKMQSLLEPSVKIETKDVPLTVLPSDAGIPDTPFSKDRNGHVKRPMNAFMVWARIHRPALAKANPAANNAEISVQLGLEWNKLSEEQKKPYYDEAQKIKEKHREEFPGWIYQPRPGKRKRFPLSVSNVLSGTTQNIISTNSTTVYPYCSPTYSVVIPSLQNPITHSLARALIVGLLLAMEIFQVQCQNALVIMKTDARTMRLCFQL; from the exons atggaGAGAGCCAGGCCGGAGCCGCCGCCTCAGCCGCGCCAACTGCCGCGGGCGACCGCGCTGCGCCCCGCTCCGCCCCCGGTGGCTGTCGAGGGTGCCTTCTTTCGGGCAGCGGCCGCGGAGCCCTCTGCGTCGCCGCTCGCCCCGTGCGCGGCCGCCATTGTGACGTTAGGCTCGTCGTGCGGGGAGGCTCCGGCGTCGGGCGTACAGTCCGCGGCACGGCGGGTACTGCAGGTGAACCCGGAGCAGGTGTTACTGCTGCCGCCTGGGCCACCACTGCTTCAGGCCCGGGAGGAAGGCGCAGCCGCCTCTCCCGCGCAGGCGCGGCTGCTGCAGCTGAGGCCCGACCTGCtactgctgccgccgccgccgccacccgaGGGCTCCCCCTGCAGGCCTCAGGGGCTGGGGCAGCCCCTGCCGGTGCACGTTAAGGCAGAGAAGCAGGAGCTGGACCCCAGCTTGGATCCGTCAGTGGGACCTCGGAGGGCCGTCAAGGCGGGCCCTAAGGCCTCCAAGGCGGCGAAGGCAGGAGGCCCCGGGCCGGCCATCGACAGCCCCCGAGGGGACGAGAAGggcaagatggaggaagaggaggaggtcaTGAGCTACACGGCGGCGAAAGGAGGGGAAGGCAAAAGCCTGGCGGCTATCAGCGAAGGAGTCATCAAAACGGAGGAGCCTGAGAGACTCCGCGAGGACTCCAGGCTCGGCACAGAGCCCGCGTCCAGTGGCCTGGTCCATGGCAGCAAGGATGTCATCTTGACCCAGCCGTCCATTGCCTTTGGGCCGCACCAGCAAGACCTCAGGATCCCTTTGACTCTTCCTACCGTGCCCCCTGGAGCCCGGATCCAGTTTCAGGGACCTCCACCTTCAGAGCTGATAGGATTGACCAAGGTCCCCTTGACACCAGTGCCTATTAAAATGCAGTCCTTACTGGAGCCTTCTGTAAAAATTGAAACCAAAGATGTCCCACTCACCGTGCTTCCCTCAGATGCAG GAATACCAGACACTCCCTTCAGTAAGGACAGAAATGGTCATGTGAAGCGACCCATGAATGCATTTATGGTTTGGGCAAGGATCCACCGGCCAGCACTAGCCAAAGCTAACCCAGCAGCCAACAATGCAGAAATCAGTGTCCAGCTCGGGTTAGAGTGGAACAAACTTAgtgaagaacaaaagaaaccctATTATGATGAAGcacaaaagattaaagaaaagcaCAGAGAGGAATTTCCTG GTTGGATTTATCAGCCTCGTCCAGGGAAGCGAAAACGCTTCCCTCTAAGCGTTTCCAATGTACTTTCTGGTACCACACAGAATATCATCTCTACAAATTCAACAACAGTTTATCCTTATTGCTCACCTACCTACTCTGTGGTAATTCCCAGCCTACAGAACCCCATCACTCATTCACTTG